The proteins below come from a single Sphingomicrobium sediminis genomic window:
- a CDS encoding pyrimidine 5'-nucleotidase: MRDQFAHISDWIFDLDNTLYPASSGLFAHIDKRMTGFIADLMDLDPIEARKVQKGYFASHGTTLAGLMADHDVDPHHFLDHVHDIPLEDITPDPRIVEGIANLPGRAFIYTNGDAPYAGRVLERLGLGSHFVHVHDIHATNYRPKPEPHGYEQLVRQFDIDPAGALMVEDMIKNLKPAKALGFTTIWVDNGSEQAQEAPDFAHVDHRITDVGAWLAELNGDNE, encoded by the coding sequence ATGCGCGACCAATTTGCCCATATCAGCGACTGGATCTTCGATCTGGACAACACGCTCTACCCTGCCTCGAGCGGGCTGTTCGCGCATATCGACAAGCGCATGACCGGCTTCATCGCCGACCTGATGGACCTGGATCCGATCGAGGCGCGCAAGGTCCAGAAGGGCTATTTCGCCTCGCACGGCACCACGCTTGCGGGGCTGATGGCCGACCATGATGTCGACCCGCATCACTTCCTCGACCATGTCCACGACATTCCCCTCGAGGACATCACCCCGGACCCGCGCATCGTCGAGGGGATCGCCAACCTGCCGGGCCGGGCCTTCATCTACACCAATGGCGATGCGCCCTATGCCGGCCGCGTGCTCGAGCGATTGGGGCTCGGCAGCCATTTCGTACACGTCCACGACATCCACGCCACCAATTACCGCCCCAAGCCCGAGCCGCACGGCTACGAGCAGTTGGTGCGGCAGTTCGATATCGACCCGGCCGGCGCGCTGATGGTCGAGGACATGATCAAGAATCTGAAACCCGCCAAGGCCCTCGGTTTTACGACCATATGGGTCGACAATGGATCGGAACAGGCGCAAGAAGCGCCCGATTTCGCCCATGTCGACCATCGCATCACCGATGTCGGCGCCTGGCTAGCCGAACTCAACGGAGACAATGAATGA